From the Daucus carota subsp. sativus chromosome 8, DH1 v3.0, whole genome shotgun sequence genome, one window contains:
- the LOC108199557 gene encoding phosphopantothenate--cysteine ligase 1 isoform X4, with protein MTEMEKKSGTPQEIAYDEIKDFFDSAPPLRDGNTVCKKLHEFLETNSSSTENGGSKRVVCVTSGGTTVPLEQRCVRFIDNFSSGHRGATSTEYFLKAGYSVIFLYRRESYQPYCTSLPDNPLLECFEMTDESFVQVHPSHSDAVKKAISNHQAAVKGGHLLKLPFCTIFEYLQLIATSMKNLGPYAMYYLAAAVSDFYVPWESMAMHKIQSASGPLDMRLAQVPKMLPVLRNDWAPMAFFISFKLETDRDILLKKADMALKKYKMHVVVANELLTRKEEVTVVTPTGNISVRRDKTKGVTDVEGPLIKLLVEKHSAHIEDSIKCS; from the exons ATGACTGAGATGGAAAAAAAGTCAGGGACTCCTCAAGAAATTGCCTATGATGAAATTAAGGACTTCTTTGACTCTGCTCCTCCTCTAAGAGATGGCAACACCGTCTGCAAAAAATTGCATGAATTTCTTGAGACAAATTCTTCGTCAACAG AAAATGGTGGAAGTAAGAGGGTTGTATGTGTCACATCCGGCGGTACAACAGTTCCGTTAGAACAACGCTGTGTTCGCTTTATTGACAATTTTAGCTCAGGTCATAGGGGAGCAACATCCACAGA ATATTTCCTCAAGGCTGGGTATTCTGTCATATTCCTTTATCGGAG AGAAAGCTACCAACCGTACTGTACATCTCTTCCGGATAATCCATTGTTAGAGTGTTTCGAAATGACCGATGAATCATTTGTTCAAG TGCATCCATCCCATTCTGATGCAGTGAAAAAGGCTATCAGTAATCACCAAGCG GCAGTAAAAGGCGGCCATTTGCTGAAACTTCCTTTCTGCACCATTTTCGAGTATCTTCAG TTAATTGCGACATCAATGAAGAATCTTGGGCCATATGCAATGTATTATCTTGCAGCTGCAGTGTCCGACTTCTATGTTCCCTGGGAGAGTATG GCAATGCATAAAATCCAATCTGCATCGGGTCCTTTAGATATGCGACTTGCTCAGGTGCCGAAGATGCTACCGGTTCTGAGGAATGATTGGGCTCCAATGGCATTCTTCATATCATTCAAG TTGGAAACAGATAGGGATATTCTCTTAAAGAAGGCTGACATGGCCCTTAAAAAGTATAAAATGCATGTGGTTGTGGCGAATGAGCTTCTGACACGTAAAGAGGAGGTCACTGTTGTTACCCCTACTGGAAACATCTCAGTCCGTCGTGACAAGACCAAAGGGGTCACAGATGTGGAGGGTCCACTGATTAAACTGCTTGTAGAGAAGCACTCGGCTCATATTGAGGATTCCATCAAATGTTCCTAA
- the LOC108199557 gene encoding phosphopantothenate--cysteine ligase 1 isoform X3, which yields MTEMEKKSGTPQEIAYDEIKDFFDSAPPLRDGNTVCKKLHEFLETNSSSTENGGSKRVVCVTSGGTTVPLEQRCVRFIDNFSSGHRGATSTEYFLKAGYSVIFLYRRESYQPYCTSLPDNPLLECFEMTDESFVQVHPSHSDAVKKAISNHQAAVKGGHLLKLPFCTIFEYLQILQLIATSMKNLGPYAMYYLAAAVSDFYVPWESMAMHKIQSASGPLDMRLAQVPKMLPVLRNDWAPMAFFISFKLETDRDILLKKADMALKKYKMHVVVANELLTRKEEVTVVTPTGNISVRRDKTKGVTDVEGPLIKLLVEKHSAHIEDSIKCS from the exons ATGACTGAGATGGAAAAAAAGTCAGGGACTCCTCAAGAAATTGCCTATGATGAAATTAAGGACTTCTTTGACTCTGCTCCTCCTCTAAGAGATGGCAACACCGTCTGCAAAAAATTGCATGAATTTCTTGAGACAAATTCTTCGTCAACAG AAAATGGTGGAAGTAAGAGGGTTGTATGTGTCACATCCGGCGGTACAACAGTTCCGTTAGAACAACGCTGTGTTCGCTTTATTGACAATTTTAGCTCAGGTCATAGGGGAGCAACATCCACAGA ATATTTCCTCAAGGCTGGGTATTCTGTCATATTCCTTTATCGGAG AGAAAGCTACCAACCGTACTGTACATCTCTTCCGGATAATCCATTGTTAGAGTGTTTCGAAATGACCGATGAATCATTTGTTCAAG TGCATCCATCCCATTCTGATGCAGTGAAAAAGGCTATCAGTAATCACCAAGCG GCAGTAAAAGGCGGCCATTTGCTGAAACTTCCTTTCTGCACCATTTTCGAGTATCTTCAG ATTTTACAGTTAATTGCGACATCAATGAAGAATCTTGGGCCATATGCAATGTATTATCTTGCAGCTGCAGTGTCCGACTTCTATGTTCCCTGGGAGAGTATG GCAATGCATAAAATCCAATCTGCATCGGGTCCTTTAGATATGCGACTTGCTCAGGTGCCGAAGATGCTACCGGTTCTGAGGAATGATTGGGCTCCAATGGCATTCTTCATATCATTCAAG TTGGAAACAGATAGGGATATTCTCTTAAAGAAGGCTGACATGGCCCTTAAAAAGTATAAAATGCATGTGGTTGTGGCGAATGAGCTTCTGACACGTAAAGAGGAGGTCACTGTTGTTACCCCTACTGGAAACATCTCAGTCCGTCGTGACAAGACCAAAGGGGTCACAGATGTGGAGGGTCCACTGATTAAACTGCTTGTAGAGAAGCACTCGGCTCATATTGAGGATTCCATCAAATGTTCCTAA
- the LOC108199557 gene encoding phosphopantothenate--cysteine ligase 1 isoform X2, with protein sequence MCMITKFTSFLANAMKAEIQGAREQLTEAPLHQTVLMTEMEKKSGTPQEIAYDEIKDFFDSAPPLRDGNTVCKKLHEFLETNSSSTENGGSKRVVCVTSGGTTVPLEQRCVRFIDNFSSGHRGATSTEYFLKAGYSVIFLYRRESYQPYCTSLPDNPLLECFEMTDESFVQVHPSHSDAVKKAISNHQAAVKGGHLLKLPFCTIFEYLQLIATSMKNLGPYAMYYLAAAVSDFYVPWESMAMHKIQSASGPLDMRLAQVPKMLPVLRNDWAPMAFFISFKLETDRDILLKKADMALKKYKMHVVVANELLTRKEEVTVVTPTGNISVRRDKTKGVTDVEGPLIKLLVEKHSAHIEDSIKCS encoded by the exons ATGTGCATGATAACCAAATTTACATCCTTTTTGGCAAACGCTATGAAAGCCGAGATCCAAGG GGCTCGTGAACAACTGACAGAAGCTCCCCTTCATCAAACG GTTTTGATGACTGAGATGGAAAAAAAGTCAGGGACTCCTCAAGAAATTGCCTATGATGAAATTAAGGACTTCTTTGACTCTGCTCCTCCTCTAAGAGATGGCAACACCGTCTGCAAAAAATTGCATGAATTTCTTGAGACAAATTCTTCGTCAACAG AAAATGGTGGAAGTAAGAGGGTTGTATGTGTCACATCCGGCGGTACAACAGTTCCGTTAGAACAACGCTGTGTTCGCTTTATTGACAATTTTAGCTCAGGTCATAGGGGAGCAACATCCACAGA ATATTTCCTCAAGGCTGGGTATTCTGTCATATTCCTTTATCGGAG AGAAAGCTACCAACCGTACTGTACATCTCTTCCGGATAATCCATTGTTAGAGTGTTTCGAAATGACCGATGAATCATTTGTTCAAG TGCATCCATCCCATTCTGATGCAGTGAAAAAGGCTATCAGTAATCACCAAGCG GCAGTAAAAGGCGGCCATTTGCTGAAACTTCCTTTCTGCACCATTTTCGAGTATCTTCAG TTAATTGCGACATCAATGAAGAATCTTGGGCCATATGCAATGTATTATCTTGCAGCTGCAGTGTCCGACTTCTATGTTCCCTGGGAGAGTATG GCAATGCATAAAATCCAATCTGCATCGGGTCCTTTAGATATGCGACTTGCTCAGGTGCCGAAGATGCTACCGGTTCTGAGGAATGATTGGGCTCCAATGGCATTCTTCATATCATTCAAG TTGGAAACAGATAGGGATATTCTCTTAAAGAAGGCTGACATGGCCCTTAAAAAGTATAAAATGCATGTGGTTGTGGCGAATGAGCTTCTGACACGTAAAGAGGAGGTCACTGTTGTTACCCCTACTGGAAACATCTCAGTCCGTCGTGACAAGACCAAAGGGGTCACAGATGTGGAGGGTCCACTGATTAAACTGCTTGTAGAGAAGCACTCGGCTCATATTGAGGATTCCATCAAATGTTCCTAA
- the LOC108199557 gene encoding phosphopantothenate--cysteine ligase 1 isoform X1, with product MCMITKFTSFLANAMKAEIQGAREQLTEAPLHQTVLMTEMEKKSGTPQEIAYDEIKDFFDSAPPLRDGNTVCKKLHEFLETNSSSTENGGSKRVVCVTSGGTTVPLEQRCVRFIDNFSSGHRGATSTEYFLKAGYSVIFLYRRESYQPYCTSLPDNPLLECFEMTDESFVQVHPSHSDAVKKAISNHQAAVKGGHLLKLPFCTIFEYLQILQLIATSMKNLGPYAMYYLAAAVSDFYVPWESMAMHKIQSASGPLDMRLAQVPKMLPVLRNDWAPMAFFISFKLETDRDILLKKADMALKKYKMHVVVANELLTRKEEVTVVTPTGNISVRRDKTKGVTDVEGPLIKLLVEKHSAHIEDSIKCS from the exons ATGTGCATGATAACCAAATTTACATCCTTTTTGGCAAACGCTATGAAAGCCGAGATCCAAGG GGCTCGTGAACAACTGACAGAAGCTCCCCTTCATCAAACG GTTTTGATGACTGAGATGGAAAAAAAGTCAGGGACTCCTCAAGAAATTGCCTATGATGAAATTAAGGACTTCTTTGACTCTGCTCCTCCTCTAAGAGATGGCAACACCGTCTGCAAAAAATTGCATGAATTTCTTGAGACAAATTCTTCGTCAACAG AAAATGGTGGAAGTAAGAGGGTTGTATGTGTCACATCCGGCGGTACAACAGTTCCGTTAGAACAACGCTGTGTTCGCTTTATTGACAATTTTAGCTCAGGTCATAGGGGAGCAACATCCACAGA ATATTTCCTCAAGGCTGGGTATTCTGTCATATTCCTTTATCGGAG AGAAAGCTACCAACCGTACTGTACATCTCTTCCGGATAATCCATTGTTAGAGTGTTTCGAAATGACCGATGAATCATTTGTTCAAG TGCATCCATCCCATTCTGATGCAGTGAAAAAGGCTATCAGTAATCACCAAGCG GCAGTAAAAGGCGGCCATTTGCTGAAACTTCCTTTCTGCACCATTTTCGAGTATCTTCAG ATTTTACAGTTAATTGCGACATCAATGAAGAATCTTGGGCCATATGCAATGTATTATCTTGCAGCTGCAGTGTCCGACTTCTATGTTCCCTGGGAGAGTATG GCAATGCATAAAATCCAATCTGCATCGGGTCCTTTAGATATGCGACTTGCTCAGGTGCCGAAGATGCTACCGGTTCTGAGGAATGATTGGGCTCCAATGGCATTCTTCATATCATTCAAG TTGGAAACAGATAGGGATATTCTCTTAAAGAAGGCTGACATGGCCCTTAAAAAGTATAAAATGCATGTGGTTGTGGCGAATGAGCTTCTGACACGTAAAGAGGAGGTCACTGTTGTTACCCCTACTGGAAACATCTCAGTCCGTCGTGACAAGACCAAAGGGGTCACAGATGTGGAGGGTCCACTGATTAAACTGCTTGTAGAGAAGCACTCGGCTCATATTGAGGATTCCATCAAATGTTCCTAA